A single genomic interval of Cucumis sativus cultivar 9930 chromosome 7, Cucumber_9930_V3, whole genome shotgun sequence harbors:
- the LOC101213185 gene encoding dirigent protein 6 — protein MKNRIIFCAAICLALLAVILLAVLSPVSHKKQAKHDRKPPWTDLSLYIQRPHSKANARPNNMQPVTIPDSGVFVFRRMLTKGPENTSQIVGNAQGFIIPSEQFARSSFNIIYLSFNTPEYSGSLGVHAKHIGHENREEMTVVGGTGSFAFAQGVAIFLQTERQTFNSDTSYHLKLQLQFPK, from the coding sequence ATGAAGAATAGGATTATATTCTGCGCTGCAATCTGCTTGGCCTTACTAGCTGTTATTCTCCTGGCAGTGCTCTCGCCAGTATCTCACAAAAAGCAGGCCAAGCACGACAGAAAGCCACCCTGGACAGATCTATCCCTCTACATCCAACGACCACATTCTAAAGCAAATGCCAGACCTAACAATATGCAGCCTGTAACCATACCAGATTCTGGAGTTTTTGTCTTCCGAAGAATGCTCACTAAGGGGCCTGAGAACACATCCCAAATTGTTGGAAACGCTCAAGGTTTCATCATCCCTAGCGAACAATTTGCTCGTTCGTCGTTCAATATCATCTATTTGAGTTTCAACACACCTGAATATTCGGGGAGCTTGGGTGTCCATGCCAAACATATTGGGCATGAGAATAGAGAAGAAATGACGGTGGTTGGGGGGACAGGCTCTTTTGCTTTTGCACAAGGGGTGGCTATTTTTCTTCAGACAGAGAGGCAGACATTTAATAGCGATACATCTTATCATCTAAAGCTTCAACTTCAATTCCCCAAGTGA
- the LOC101213430 gene encoding uncharacterized protein LOC101213430, translating to MAILSPPKLLISSSLPQSQLFHYPIPFHFQQKNPNGINKYFHLERHHHQRLLPLSRALREWQDYEEAVKRKDLAEALRFLESFDRDSAIEPIKDSAPAGSAPSAIRNLRLSGWERDWEVLDTCLNADDMKLVANAYRFLKDRGFLPNFGKCRNIVLEGRRDVTPSVLELTTGLEVSKLSPKKWGLSGSSRYALIAFLGGTSFLLSQDIDIRPNLLALLGLAFLDSILLGGTCLAQISSYWPPYRRRILVHEAGHLLTAYLMGCPIRGVILDPIVAMQMGIQGQAGTQFWDEKMASNLAEGRLDGTSFDRYCMVLFAGIAAEALVYGEAEGGENDENLFRSICVLLQPPLSVAQMSNQARWAVLQSYNLLKWHKHAHQVAVKAMESGSSLSVVIRKIEDALSTN from the exons ATGGCTATCCTTAGTCCTCCCAAACTCCtaatttcatcttctcttcccCAATCCCAACTTTTTCATTACCCAATTCCGTTCCATTTTCAGCAAAAAAACCCTAATGGAATCAATAAATATTTCCATTTAGAACGTCATCACCATCAGCGTCTCCTCCCTCTGTCTAGAGCTCTTCGCGAATGGCAAGATTATGAGGAGGCAGTGAAGCGCAAGGATCTCGCTGAAGCTCTTAGGTTTCTCGAATCCTTCGACAGAGACAGCGCAATCGAACCCATTAAGGATTCGGCACCTGCTGGTTCAGCACCATCTGCTATTAGGAATCTGCGGTTGTCTGGGTGGGAGAGGGACTGGGAGGTATTAGACACTTGTTTGAATGCCGATGATATGAAGCTTGTCGCCAATGCTTATAGGTTTCTCAAGGATAGAGGATTTTTGCCCAATTTTGGAAAATGCAGGAACATTG TTTTGGAGGGTCGAAGAGATGTCACGCCATCTGTGTTGGAGTTGACTACTGGATTAGAAG TGTCCAAGTTGTCACCAAAGAAGTGGGGCCTTTCAGGCAGCTCTCGTTATGCTTTGATTGCTTTTCTTGGTGGAACGTCATTTCTGCTTTCGCAGGACATAGATATTAGGCCAAATCTTTTGGCTCTGTTGGGGCTAGcatttttggattctatccTCCTTGGTGGTACTTGTCTAGCGCAAATCTCAAGCTATTGGCCACCATATAGGCGTCGAATCCTTGTACACGAAGCTGGACATCTACTGACTG CTTACCTCATGGGCTGCCCAATCCGTGGAGTGATTTTGGATCCAATTGTTGCTATGCAAATGGGGATACAAGGACAG GCAGGTACCCAGTTTTGGGATGAAAAAATGGCAAGCAACCTTGCTGAAGGGCGTTTGGATGGTACTTCCTTTGACAG GTACTGCATGGTCCTTTTTGCTGGCATTGCTGCTGAAGCTCTTGTTTATGGTGAAGCAGAGGGTGGAGAGaatgatgaaaatttgtttagaaGTATTTGCGTTCTTTTGCAACCCCCATTGTCTGTTGCGCAG ATGTCAAATCAAGCAAGATGGGCTGTTCTACAATCTTACAACCTGCTGAAGTGGCACAAACATGCACACCAGGTAGCTGTCAAAGCTATGGAAAGTGGAAGCAGTCTCAGTGttgtaattagaaaaattgaggATGCATTGTCGACAAATTGA
- the LOC101215513 gene encoding phosphoglycerate kinase, cytosolic, with protein sequence MATKKSVGTLKEADLKGKRVFVRVDLNVPLDDNFNITDDTRIRAAVPTIQYLLSHGARVILSSHLGRPKGVTPKYSLKPLVPRLSELLGLQVVMANDCIGEEVEKMVAELPEGGVLLLENVRFYKEEEKNDPEFAKKLASLADLYVNDAFGTAHRAHASTEGVAKYLKPSVAGFLMQKELDYLVGAVSNPKRPFAAIVGGSKVSSKIGVIESLLEKVNLLVLGGGMIFTFYKAQGLAVGKSLVEEDKLDLATSLIEKAKAKGVSLLLPTDVVVADKFAADADSKVVAASSIPDGWMGLDIGPDSIKSFGEALDSTQTIIWNGPMGVFEFEKFAAGTEAIAKKLAELSGKGVTTIIGGGDSVAAVEKVGLADKMSHISTGGGASLELLEGKTLPGVLALDDA encoded by the exons ATGGCTACCAAAAAGAGCGTCGGTACTCTCAAGGAGGCTGATTTGAAGGGAAAGAGGGTGTTCGTTAGAGTCGATCTCAACGTTCCCTTGGATGACAATTTTAACATCACCGATGACACCAGAATCCGTGCCGCTGTCCCTACCATTCAATATTTGCTCAGCCATGGCGCTAGGGTCATCCTCTCCAGCCATTTG GGACGTCCAAAGGGTGTAACACCAAAATACAGCTTGAAGCCTCTTGTTCCCAGGCTTTCTGAGCTTCTTGGGCTTCAG GTTGTAATGGCTAATGATTGTATTGGCGAGGAAGTTGAGAAGATGGTCGCTGAATTGCCCGAGGGAGGTGTATTGCTGCTTGAAAACGTGAGGTTTTACaaggaggaagagaagaatgaCCCCGAGTTTGCCAAGAAGTTGGCTTCTCTTGCAGATCTCTATGTTAACGATGCCTTTGGAACTGCTCACAGAGCCCACGCTTCCACTGAGGGTGTGGCTAAGTACTTGAAACCTTCTGTTGCTGGTTTCCTTATGCAGAAG GAACTTGACTACTTGGTCGGAGCTGTGTCTAATCCTAAGAGACCATTTGCTGCAATTGTTGGTGGTTCAAAGGTGTCTTCAAAGATTGGAGTGATTGAATCCTTGTTGGAAAAGGTTAATCTTCTTGTTCTTGGTGGAGGAATGATCTTTACCTTCTACAAGGCCCAAGGACTTGCAGTGGGTAAATCACTTGTGGAAGAAGACAAGCTTGACCTTGCTACCTCGCTCATTGAGAAGGCAAAAGCCAAGGGAGTTTCTCTTTTGCTTCCAACCGACGTAGTGGTAGCAGATAAATTTGCTGCTGATGCTGACAGCAAG GTTGTGGCAGCATCAAGTATTCCAGATGGCTGGATGGGTTTGGATATTGGGCCTGATTCTATCAAGAGTTTTGGTGAAGCTTTGGATTCTACCCAAACCATTATTTGGAATGGACCTATGGGAGTGTTCGAGTTTGAAAAGTTTGCGGCTGGAACAGAG GCTATTGCGAAGAAGTTGGCAGAGCTGAGTGGAAAGGGAGTTACCACCATAATCGGAGGAGGCGACTCTGTTGCGGCTGTTGAGAAGGTTGGACTTGCGGATAAGATGAGCCACATCTCCACTGGTGGTGGTGCCAGCTTAGAGCTTCTTGAAGGAAAAACGCTTCCCGGTGTCCTTGCTCTTGACGATGCTTGA